One Halioglobus japonicus DNA segment encodes these proteins:
- the argF gene encoding ornithine carbamoyltransferase, with product MASTQHFLTLLDFSPAELNTIIARASEMKQAHRNGEDQRAFPGHVLGMIFAKSSTRTRVSFEAGMAQLGGHAMFLSPTDTQLGRGEPIEDSGRVISSMVDIVMIRTFGHDIVETFAANSSVPVINALTDDFHPCQLLADIQTYVEHRGSIAGKTVTWVGDGNNMAQSYINAARQFDFELRLACPEGYDPRSDLLEANSDRVRLVRDPKAAAEGADLVVTDVWASMGQEEEQKQREAAFAGYQVNAELMSRAASDALYMHCLPAHRGEEISAELMDAADTVIWDEAENRLHAQKALMETLLLANR from the coding sequence ATGGCTTCAACACAGCACTTCCTGACCCTTCTGGATTTCAGCCCTGCGGAATTGAACACCATCATTGCCCGGGCGTCCGAGATGAAACAGGCCCACCGCAACGGCGAGGACCAACGCGCCTTCCCCGGCCACGTCCTGGGCATGATTTTCGCCAAGTCATCCACACGCACTCGCGTCTCTTTCGAGGCGGGCATGGCCCAGCTCGGCGGACACGCGATGTTCCTGTCGCCCACCGACACCCAGTTGGGGCGCGGCGAACCCATTGAAGACTCCGGGCGCGTCATCTCATCGATGGTCGACATCGTCATGATCCGCACCTTCGGCCACGACATTGTCGAGACCTTTGCCGCCAACTCATCGGTGCCTGTTATCAATGCCCTGACAGATGACTTCCACCCCTGCCAGCTGTTGGCGGACATCCAAACATACGTTGAACACCGCGGCAGCATTGCGGGCAAAACCGTGACCTGGGTGGGCGACGGCAACAACATGGCCCAGAGCTATATAAACGCCGCGCGCCAATTCGATTTCGAACTGCGCCTGGCCTGCCCCGAGGGCTATGACCCGCGCAGCGACCTGCTCGAGGCCAACAGTGACCGCGTACGCCTGGTTCGCGATCCCAAGGCCGCCGCCGAAGGCGCCGACCTGGTGGTGACGGACGTATGGGCCTCCATGGGCCAGGAAGAAGAGCAAAAGCAGCGCGAAGCTGCCTTTGCCGGCTACCAGGTCAATGCCGAGCTGATGTCGCGTGCCGCCAGTGACGCGCTCTACATGCACTGCCTGCCCGCACACCGCGGCGAAGAAATCAGCGCTGAGCTGATGGACGCAGCGGATACTGTCATCTGGGACGAGGCGGAAAACCGCCTGCACGCGCAGAAAGCGCTCATGGAAACCCTGCTACTGGCAAATCGCTAA
- a CDS encoding aspartate aminotransferase family protein, which translates to MSALMPTYARLPVTFSHGEGVYLFDTEGRRYLDGISGIAVNGLGHNHPGVTAAIQDQAGKLVHTSNLYGVGPQEALAERLTEISGMERCFFGNSGAEANEAAIKIARLHGHNRDVEKPTIIVLEGAFHGRTLATLSATGNRQIQAGFEPLVSGFVRAPRNDLEAIRQIAANNPDVVAFLAEPIQGEGGVNPLDEDYLRGVREICDAQGWLMMLDEVQTGNGRTGTWFAYQGMGFIPDVVTTAKGLGNGVPIGACLARGEAANTFGPGHHGSTYGGNPLVCAAALAVVEAVNGEDILTNVERMSALIRDTISADPAAAPRIKDIRGRGLMLGFQLDRDCPELVKAALDAGLLINVTAGNTVRLLPPLIISEDEARELAQGVANLIAGL; encoded by the coding sequence ATGTCGGCGTTGATGCCCACTTATGCCAGGTTACCAGTCACTTTCAGTCACGGAGAGGGTGTTTATCTCTTCGACACTGAAGGGCGACGATACCTGGACGGCATCTCCGGTATTGCGGTCAACGGCCTGGGTCACAATCACCCGGGCGTGACGGCCGCCATCCAGGATCAGGCCGGCAAACTGGTCCACACATCCAACCTCTATGGGGTCGGACCACAGGAGGCACTGGCAGAGCGGCTGACAGAGATCTCCGGCATGGAGCGCTGCTTCTTTGGCAACTCAGGCGCCGAGGCCAATGAGGCGGCGATCAAGATAGCCCGCCTGCACGGCCACAACCGCGATGTGGAAAAGCCCACCATCATCGTACTGGAAGGCGCCTTTCACGGCCGCACCCTGGCCACACTGAGCGCCACCGGTAACCGCCAGATCCAGGCCGGCTTCGAGCCTTTGGTCAGCGGCTTTGTGCGCGCTCCGCGCAATGACCTTGAGGCCATTCGCCAGATCGCGGCCAACAACCCAGATGTGGTGGCGTTTCTAGCTGAGCCGATTCAGGGCGAAGGCGGCGTCAACCCTCTGGACGAGGACTATTTGCGCGGCGTGCGCGAAATCTGCGACGCCCAGGGCTGGCTGATGATGCTCGACGAAGTGCAGACAGGTAACGGCCGCACCGGCACCTGGTTTGCCTATCAGGGTATGGGGTTCATCCCGGATGTCGTGACCACGGCCAAGGGCCTGGGTAACGGCGTCCCCATTGGCGCCTGCCTGGCCCGCGGTGAGGCGGCAAACACATTCGGTCCGGGCCACCACGGTTCCACCTACGGCGGCAATCCGCTGGTATGCGCTGCAGCCCTGGCGGTGGTTGAAGCCGTTAACGGCGAAGACATTCTCACCAACGTCGAGCGCATGAGCGCCCTCATTCGCGACACGATTAGCGCCGATCCGGCAGCGGCACCGCGTATCAAGGACATCCGTGGACGCGGCCTTATGCTGGGCTTCCAACTCGACCGCGACTGCCCGGAGCTGGTGAAGGCAGCGCTCGATGCTGGCCTGCTGATCAACGTCACTGCCGGCAATACCGTGCGCCTGCTACCCCCCCTGATCATCAGCGAAGACGAAGCGCGCGAGCTGGCCCAGGGCGTCGCCAATCTGATCGCCGGCCTGTAG
- the grxD gene encoding Grx4 family monothiol glutaredoxin has protein sequence MDTIETIKEQIGNNPILLYMKGSPNQPQCGFSARTVQALMQCGERFAYVDVLSNPEVRAELPKYANWPTFPQLWVGGELIGGCDIVTEMFESGELQTLVKETAAAQPAE, from the coding sequence ATGGATACTATCGAAACTATCAAAGAACAGATCGGCAACAACCCCATTCTGCTTTACATGAAGGGCTCCCCGAACCAGCCCCAGTGTGGTTTCTCTGCGCGCACTGTGCAGGCGTTGATGCAGTGCGGTGAGCGCTTTGCTTACGTTGACGTGCTGTCCAACCCTGAGGTGCGCGCCGAACTGCCCAAGTACGCCAACTGGCCGACGTTTCCGCAGCTGTGGGTAGGTGGTGAGCTGATCGGCGGCTGCGATATCGTTACCGAGATGTTTGAATCAGGCGAACTGCAGACCCTGGTCAAGGAAACTGCAGCGGCGCAGCCGGCGGA